The nucleotide sequence TAGATCGGCTCGGGATTTCTCCtgatttttcgagtatttttttaactGTATAGAATAACGTTTATTAAATTGATATGACCTAATTGAAGTTCTACGTATATACTGTTATACAAAAATCGAAAGGAATCTTTTTGAAGCGATATTTTCTTGTAGAAGAATTATATTGGattaagaaatattttttgggtgaatggttctatttttttttcatcccgtttattctctttgaaaaatgtttcctgCGATATTTTAcgatatatatataaaaaaaaggaagaaaattacATAGACCTATCGGCGCATTTATTTGTACTTCATTAGTATATTTATGACCAATCGCGCTTGAATTGTTTTCACTTTAACAATTTGTTATACCATGGAAAGAAATCACACTATAGAATAATTTGTGAATCAACTTGTTCtgtgtattattttgtttacgTTACTCGTTGAGAAAGCATGGTCACCTTTTCCTGTTTTACTTTTATATCATTAATCTATTCgtcaatgattttaaaaaaaaggttgacTCGATATATCTCCTTACTCCTGAATAAAAGGATGCTTGAAATAAGGGGACACAAAACTGACAAGTTTGGAAAATCGTtaaacgtataggtacctagtacctacctataagtatagaaaacacgtttttctgaATGTCCCCCTAATGACGTACTCTCCAAATTGTTCTTGCTTAAGTTGCAACGTGAGCTTATGAGCTTTTACGTTGTCAGCGTGTTAGCAGGATATCGGTTGCACTTTCATTTGGTGGTCAGTGACTTATATAATTGTCTCTGCACGTTTTCAACAAACACTCTGCACTTTaaataatttgttaaaatttgatatgtacttacctattttcactttttaatgtttgaatttttttcattaaaaacgtaGGTAAACCTGAGTTTATCATCTTTCATGCGCGAATTTCATGAAGTTTTCATACCTACGTTTGTAATTATTATCCCGAACATATCGTGGAGAACTATTTATAATGCCGTTAGCTGCTGACATTACCATTCCTATGTACATACCCATCTTTAAATGAACATTGTTCCAGTCGAATTTATCAAGGGTGAAACGTTTTTATCCTCGTATAAATCATCATGTAGGCTGTTTTAATCGTTCACGTAATAATTTATAGATACGAATAAAACCTGTATTGAAAAACAGAattataaatgaattttgatgGGTATTAGTCCGGTACctacgtggttttttttttcgaaattgtataGGTATTTGCCAAATCGCGGTCAACGTCGCTCCTATCGTTTTCGaatagattttcaattttggaaaacataattttaggTACGAGTAACATTTTTATTATTGACGCGAGTAATGcttttcatttaataaaaaatctACAGAGAAACGCGCGGTTGAATAATATCGCGTCGAGAAAAAATGATTATGGTACATTTTATAAAAAGATTAAGTTGAAttaagaaaatctcaaattgataaaataagtCACGAAACATAGCGAAGattcaacaatataacaattCTGAGGGTAGTAAATTCTTTCGTTCTTATAGTTAATTTAAAGGCAATTTAAAAAACAGATTTATTATACATTTTATTCGAACTGTGTAAAATGAAAAGAGTTtgttatttacaaaaatgaaaagtatttCCTGTGTTCGTGATTTGTGAtcagaatattaaaaatatggttttgatGAAATACGTGGGTTCTTTTAACCATTTAATGTTGATTCATTtgaattcggtaaaaaaaagtaaaagtaaaataCAGCTGTGAtgttgaaagaattttaaatcaaattttgatactgGGTTTGTTTTCCTCCCtgcaattttataaattcaattcctgtaatttttaatgtttcttctaacgtaattttgttttgaaaattttaccagctTACGAGTATAAACATCTAAGTATAattattatgtttttattttgttaatgtcgctttttcttcatttgaaaaattattttgacgtAGGTAGTTTAGTTATCTACATAAAAATACGTCAGGTAAGTTGTGTTGTGTGGATACTTGAGTATGACTACGTGACAAATCTCATTTCGTTTATTACATAGGTAGGGATCAACATGTGGCTGACATCTCATGACATTCAATTAACAATGTATGTTGCTGAAAGAAATAAATAGTTGTATTTATCACTTTCCTAAGTAAGCCCGGTAGACACATTTATTTTCATGTGGTATAGGCtttgtaaattttcaccaagtaggtaggtacctacgtttctTAAAACCTAGCATgtattttaggtatttttcgatttttgcatttgtttttttctaggaagtaccatttttgaaatatttgctgAAAACTTCATGAAtaaggtattttgaaattcgtttattttgatCCACTCGTTCCTCAATAAATTTAGTTCCCACATGCGTAATTATTTTGAGTGATTATAAAAACGTTAGGTAGTGAAAACCATTAAAAAGAGTCACCAGTAATTTTCATcgtataataaaataaatacaacgAATTCTTAAactaattacaaaaattgttacgaataaaattatattcaaaAACGTGTGTCTCTTGAACGAATAATTCACGCCGGATGAGCGTGATACGAGGATCGAGGtaggtggggggaggggagacaGCAACGTACCAGTTGCGGGACACGTAGTAATCGATAAATACGGCTGTAATTACGCGAATGGCGTAATTACTGTAAACATTCCGCCGCCGTCGACGTCTCTTATGGCGTCGAAACTTCGTCTGTGTCCAAAAGTGGGATCAATTTTGCCACAGGTCGGCGAAGCGTTGACCCATTTCGCGTGCGGAGGTCAACGACACGAACTACGCCGTCTGAGCCAGGGTGAAGGTGAATGACCCGAGCCAGCGGCCAGGTGAGAGGTGAGGTGTTCTCCTGAATCAGCACGATATCGTCGATCTGATAGGAGCGAGCCGGATCTGTCCATTTATGGCGCTTCTGTAAGGAGGTGAGATATTCCTCGGACCATCTGCGCCAAAACGTATTTCTCAACTGGGTTGTGAGATCCCAGCGTTGAGAGTAGCGGATCTTCTCGTTCTCAGTTATGTCGTCAGGTATAGCCACTAAAGGGCGGCCAATGATGAAATGACCAGGGGTGAGCGCATCCGGCTCCAGTGACGAGCTTTTAATTGGAGTCATTGGCCTTGAATTCATTATAGCTTCGATCTGGCATAAAACTGTGCCAAATTCATCAGCTGTGAGTACAGTTGAACCCATCGTACGATACAGATGATTTTTCATGATTCTGACCGCCGATTCCCAGAGGCCACCCATATGGGGTGCTGACGGTGGGTTGAAATTCCACTCAATCGGATGCGGCCAAGAGTGGGCTTGGATCTGCGGCGATTTTGAGAGCTCCGCGAACTTCTGAGTGAGTTCACTGGCAGCACCAGTGAAGTTCGTTCCGTTGTCCGAGTATATAACTGACGGAGAACCGCGGCGCGCCGCAAAACGCTTGAGGGCTGCCAAAAACGCCGCTGTTGTAAGATCGAGGACCATTTCTAAGTGCACTGCTCGTGTGCTAAAACAAACGAACACAGCTACGTACGTCTTCAGGGCAGTGGCGCTTCGAGTGCGGATCTCAGATTTGCGAGTAAAGGGTCCAGCATAGTCTACGCCGACGACTGAAAATGGCGCATTCGGACGTACGCGGTCCTCCGGAAGGTCGGCCATTGGTGGTATTCTCTGTGCGTTGCGTCGGAATCGCGCACATTTTGCGCAGGTGCGTATTGCTTTCTGAATAGGTGCGGTGAGGTTTCCAACGAACCAATAGCTGCTGCGGAGATACGAGTTGATGAACTGTAGGCCTGCGTGAGCAAATCTGAAGTGAGCGTCGCGAATAAGCAGCTGCGTTAAGCGGTGGTTTGCGGGTAGGATGAGTGGATGCCGCCGCCGGTAAGGCAATTCGGCGCGTGATATCCGGCCACCAACGCGTACAAGGTCGTTGTCCAGTAAGGGGGCTAAGGATGAGAGAGGACTTCGGCGAGGTAACGTCTTCTGAGCCTTCAGCTTCTCAATCTCCTTGCCATAAGCTTCCTCCTGAGCAGCTTTAACCAATTCCAATTCAGCTCTTCGAAGTTCGCGAGCTGAAAACTGACCTTGGGGTAGTGGTGTTTGCCGAATTTTAGCGAGCAAATAATCCTTGACTCTCAGCCAAGCAGCGACCTTGTTACGAGCACTGGAGAACTCCGAGTAGCGAGAGATGAGGTATCTGGCCACTGGTGGGTATTCTGCCAAGGGCGCTTTGCTCGCTGAGATTACGTTCACGTAAACCTGTGCTGCTGGAGTAGAATCGAGGTCGAATTCAGCACGTACCGCAGGGGCCGGAGGGCTTGTAGCATTCTGAAGAAAATCTGGGCCATTGGTCCAGAGCGTTGAGCGTTGCTGGAAGGCCGAAAACGAGTCGTCGCGCGTTGCCATGTCTGCTGGATTCTGATCACCGGAAATATGTCGCCATTGCTCGAAGTTTATAGCTGTGGAGATACGTTTCACTCGATTAGCCACGTAGGGCTTCCAGTGGCTTGAGTCTCTGGCTAGGTAGGCTAAAACAACCATCGAGTCTGTGTACATGTAACAGCTGGTGAGGGGGTAGTTCAAAGTCGTCGCTACCTCCTGTACAAGTTGAACTAGCAGGTCAGCTGCGCATAATTCGAGCTGTGGGATGGTGCGAGATTGATTCTGCGGTGCTACTCTCGTTTTCGATCTGATGAGACATGTCGACGGTGTCCCCTCTTGCCAACTTCGGATGTAAACACAGGCAGCATAGGCCTGCTTGCTTGCATCGCCGAATCCGTGAATTTTGAACCGTGACTCAGCTGGGAGCTTCGGATCGCCGGTACGCAGGTATCGTTCGAATTTCATCGTCGCAGCAATGGGTAGTTTCTTGCAAAATGCGTCAAAGTCTTTCTGAAACTGCGGGCTAACTGGATCGTCCCAGCCAGCATTCACACTCCAGAGCTGCTGTATTAGGAGTTTCCCAGCAATCGTTAGAGGCGCTAATAAGCCCAGAGGGTCGAAAATACTGGCTACAAACGATAAAGCGCTGCGCTTTGTCAAAGTCTTTCCAGCCCACTTCAAGTTGGTGAGTGAAACGAACTCGAAAACGTCCTTTTCGGTGTTCCAATCAACACCGAGCGCGCGGCCTTGCGCCGCAGGCTTGTCCGCGGATTCCGGAGTGGTGGTGGTTGCTGGCAGTAGGCCTGGGTCATTTGCTTGCCATTTACCCAACTCCAAGCAAGCGGATGAAAGCGCATCGATCAATTCGTCGCGAAGTGCGATGGCTTCGGTGAGACTCTCAGCTCCTCCGGTGAAATCGTCTATGTAAGATCCCTTTAGGATCGCCGCCGCCGCTGCCGGACGCGTCTGCTTATTCTCTGCTGCGATCTGATAAACACAACGAACCGCTAAATAGATCGCGCTCCGTGTGCCGTACGTAATGGTGTTCAGCTCGCATTCTATCACCTCGCCGTTTTCGTCATACCAGAGAATATGCTGCCAGGTTCGATCTTCTGGATCAATGAGAAACTGTCGAAACATCTTGATGATATCGGCCATGAAGGCGTAGCAGTATGTTCGGAACACTGTCAGGACTTCGTAAACTGGTTTCTGCAAGATTGGGCCGGCCGGAAGGATGTCGTTCAGTGACAGACCATTCGTGGTGCGCATTGAAGCGTCAAAAACTACGCGAATTTTTCCATTATGGAACACAGAGTGATGAGGGATGTAGTATTTCGCTTGTCCGAGGGTGTTTACTCTAGTCATATGGCCTAAAGCTTCATATTCTCGGAGAAATTCGCGGTAACTGTCACTGACCTTACATCTAGCAAGACGCTGCTGCGCCATCTTGTAAGACTCGCCAAGTTGGCCTTGTAAGATGGGTAGGCGCACTGAAAAATGTCCGTTGATGCGAGTATGAGTCTTGATAAAAAGCTGTTCGGCGAATTCGTCTTGTACAGAGAGCTCCTTCTTCAGATGCGCAGATAATTCTTCACTGAGACCAAGGAACTGACTTACGGCGTCGAATTCGGCTCTCTGTACAGTAG is from Planococcus citri chromosome 1, ihPlaCitr1.1, whole genome shotgun sequence and encodes:
- the LOC135834725 gene encoding uncharacterized protein LOC135834725, translated to MEPSKRTPASIRKLIDNIRTTCEVTLQWVINPATVKSSRELRRRIQNLEQRYTEARQLNEELLIEDETETGEAAIELENLLLSTMAQAETLLDSMETKETVASEGSYLSCRGPKLNIRLPKIGLPEFSGQPPTDNWTSFFQRFSTALQDPSIPDIHRLEYLFSCLKGDAAKLVDNIKVLEGNYDVVLRILRKRYDNKRLNLRINLQQLSELKSVRENDAESLRKLVNTTTVSIRAVENMGFKRDQLANELITQLVVTKLDTRTRELWETSLSDSLTSTEEEDPDVDSYTELMDFLEKRIRVLASVFVAPENSNNAPNTGTKARQQAARTRSAATLVSNKPENADTVRTCPVCNKAHALYQCDAFKALSPTQRYEKQASSGSATSGTGSGAPGTGSGASGSASATGTPHDTSTPPKPDPAATVVTGVAQRRLRNVLLGTAMLCASPSGKESNQTCTATALLDGGSHITLITSQVARQLNLNLRRSAIQIGGVGGSQTSATSSASIRITSNDGQFSRIIHASVVDYITDPLPSCSFAPPSTWQFISQYQLADPRFYQSKSVDILIGADYLYDIMLPEIIKQASAPTLLASRLGWVVSGPYSASAIDSGVRCTATTVQRAEFDAVSQFLGLSEELSAHLKKELSVQDEFAEQLFIKTHTRINGHFSVRLPILQGQLGESYKMAQQRLARCKVSDSYREFLREYEALGHMTRVNTLGQAKYYIPHHSVFHNGKIRVVFDASMRTTNGLSLNDILPAGPILQKPVYEVLTVFRTYCYAFMADIIKMFRQFLIDPEDRTWQHILWYDENGEVIECELNTITYGTRSAIYLAVRCVYQIAAENKQTRPAAAAAILKGSYIDDFTGGAESLTEAIALRDELIDALSSACLELGKWQANDPGLLPATTTTPESADKPAAQGRALGVDWNTEKDVFEFVSLTNLKWAGKTLTKRSALSFVASIFDPLGLLAPLTIAGKLLIQQLWSVNAGWDDPVSPQFQKDFDAFCKKLPIAATMKFERYLRTGDPKLPAESRFKIHGFGDASKQAYAACVYIRSWQEGTPSTCLIRSKTRVAPQNQSRTIPQLELCAADLLVQLVQEVATTLNYPLTSCYMYTDSMVVLAYLARDSSHWKPYVANRVKRISTAINFEQWRHISGDQNPADMATRDDSFSAFQQRSTLWTNGPDFLQNATSPPAPAVRAEFDLDSTPAAQVYVNVISASKAPLAEYPPVARYLISRYSEFSSARNKVAAWLRVKDYLLAKIRQTPLPQGQFSARELRRAELELVKAAQEEAYGKEIEKLKAQKTLPRRSPLSSLAPLLDNDLVRVGGRISRAELPYRRRHPLILPANHRLTQLLIRDAHFRFAHAGLQFINSYLRSSYWFVGNLTAPIQKAIRTCAKCARFRRNAQRIPPMADLPEDRVRPNAPFSVVGVDYAGPFTRKSEIRTRSATALKTYVAVFVCFSTRAVHLEMVLDLTTAAFLAALKRFAARRGSPSVIYSDNGTNFTGAASELTQKFAELSKSPQIQAHSWPHPIEWNFNPPSAPHMGGLWESAVRIMKNHLYRTMGSTVLTADEFGTVLCQIEAIMNSRPMTPIKSSSLEPDALTPGHFIIGRPLVAIPDDITENEKIRYSQRWDLTTQLRNTFWRRWSEEYLTSLQKRHKWTDPARSYQIDDIVLIQENTSPLTWPLARVIHLHPGSDGVVRVVDLRTRNGSTLRRPVAKLIPLLDTDEVSTP